A part of Pseudomonas lutea genomic DNA contains:
- the glmM gene encoding phosphoglucosamine mutase: MNTKKYFGTDGIRGRVGQFPITPDFMLKLGWAAGMAFRKMGACRILVGKDTRISGYMFESALEAGLSAAGADVMLLGPMPTPAIAYLTRTFHAEAGIVISASHNPHYDNGIKFFSGQGTKLPDDIELMIEELLDSPMTVEESEKLGKVSRINDAAGRYIEFCKSSVPTSTDFSGLKLVVDCAHGATYKVAPNVFRELGAQVTVLSAAPNGLNINDNCGSTHMGALQAAVVEHGADLGIGFDGDGDRVLMVDHTGAIVDGDELLYIIARDLHERGQLQGGVVGTLMSNLGLELALADLSIPFVRANVGDRYVIAELLERNWQVGGENSGHVVCFQHTTTGDAIIAALQVLLAMKRTGQSLAQSREGLKKCPQILVNVRFDGGSVDPVKHPAVIEACERVTAAMAGRGRVLLRKSGTEPLVRVMVEGEDESLVAGYADELAKLVAEVCA, from the coding sequence ATGAACACAAAAAAATACTTCGGAACCGACGGTATCCGAGGTCGCGTTGGTCAATTCCCTATTACCCCTGATTTCATGCTCAAGCTTGGCTGGGCTGCGGGAATGGCGTTTCGCAAAATGGGCGCCTGCCGAATTCTGGTGGGAAAAGACACCCGGATTTCCGGCTATATGTTCGAATCGGCGCTGGAGGCCGGGCTATCCGCGGCGGGCGCCGATGTCATGTTGCTTGGCCCGATGCCAACACCGGCAATCGCCTACCTGACGCGGACGTTCCACGCCGAGGCTGGCATTGTGATCAGCGCTTCACACAATCCGCATTACGACAACGGCATCAAATTTTTCTCTGGGCAGGGCACCAAACTACCGGATGATATCGAGTTGATGATCGAAGAGCTTCTGGATTCTCCAATGACAGTTGAGGAGTCCGAAAAACTTGGCAAGGTATCGCGTATCAACGACGCTGCCGGCCGTTATATTGAATTTTGCAAAAGCAGTGTCCCAACCAGTACTGATTTCTCAGGGCTCAAACTGGTGGTCGATTGTGCCCACGGCGCGACCTACAAAGTGGCGCCGAACGTGTTCCGCGAGCTCGGAGCGCAGGTGACTGTGCTTTCCGCTGCACCGAATGGGCTGAACATCAACGACAACTGCGGCTCGACCCACATGGGAGCCTTGCAGGCAGCTGTGGTGGAGCATGGTGCCGATCTGGGCATCGGTTTCGACGGCGACGGTGACCGTGTACTGATGGTCGACCATACCGGTGCGATCGTCGACGGCGATGAGCTTCTTTACATCATCGCCCGCGACCTGCATGAACGCGGCCAGCTGCAAGGTGGCGTTGTAGGTACTCTGATGAGCAACCTTGGCCTGGAACTGGCTCTCGCCGATCTGAGTATCCCTTTCGTACGAGCCAACGTGGGCGACAGGTATGTCATCGCCGAGCTGCTTGAGCGCAACTGGCAGGTTGGCGGTGAGAATTCGGGGCATGTCGTTTGCTTCCAGCACACAACAACCGGGGACGCAATCATCGCGGCATTGCAGGTTTTGCTCGCCATGAAGCGTACAGGGCAAAGCCTGGCCCAATCCCGGGAGGGTCTGAAAAAATGCCCGCAGATTCTGGTCAATGTGCGCTTCGACGGTGGGAGCGTGGACCCGGTCAAGCATCCCGCCGTGATCGAGGCATGCGAGCGCGTAACGGCCGCCATGGCCGGGCGTGGGCGGGTGTTGTTGCGCAAGTCAGGCACAGAGCCGCTGGTGCGCGTCATGGTTGAAGGCGAAGACGAAAGTCTGGTCGCCGGCTACGCCGATGAACTGGCAAAACTGGTTGCTGAAGTTTGCGCCTGA
- the folP gene encoding dihydropteroate synthase, whose product MISALHPTRLSCGNRVLDLSRTHVMGILNITPDSFSDGGRFAQRDLALRHAESMMLAGATLIDVGGESTRPGARSVSSVEELERVAPIVEAINAELDVIISVDTSTPAVIRETARLGAGLINDVRSLRRDGALDAAVATGLPVCLMHMRGEPTDMQNDPCYSDLVGEVSGFLRGRMEACIAAGIPVEKIILDPGFGFAKNLEHNLSLFKHLESLHALGRPLLVGVSRKSMIGKVLDKPVDQRLHGALALAALAMVKGAKILRVHDVPETVDVVRMIAAVESAK is encoded by the coding sequence ATGATTTCTGCGCTACACCCAACCCGGTTGTCTTGCGGCAACCGGGTTCTTGATTTGTCCCGCACGCACGTGATGGGCATTCTCAACATCACTCCAGACTCCTTCTCGGATGGCGGCCGCTTTGCACAGCGCGACCTTGCCTTGCGTCATGCAGAATCGATGATGCTGGCAGGTGCCACGCTGATCGATGTCGGTGGCGAGTCCACGCGTCCAGGGGCGCGCTCAGTGTCTTCAGTCGAAGAGCTGGAGCGGGTTGCGCCCATCGTGGAAGCGATCAACGCCGAGCTGGATGTCATTATTTCCGTCGACACTTCCACGCCGGCCGTCATTCGCGAGACTGCCCGGCTGGGTGCCGGGCTCATCAACGATGTGCGTTCGTTACGCCGGGACGGTGCGCTGGACGCTGCTGTTGCAACGGGCTTGCCGGTTTGCCTCATGCATATGCGTGGCGAGCCTACCGATATGCAAAACGATCCCTGTTACAGTGACTTGGTGGGTGAGGTGAGCGGGTTCTTGCGTGGGCGCATGGAGGCGTGCATTGCAGCAGGCATTCCTGTTGAAAAAATCATCCTCGATCCGGGATTTGGCTTTGCCAAGAACCTTGAGCATAACCTGAGCCTCTTCAAGCACCTGGAGTCGTTGCATGCGTTGGGGAGGCCGCTGCTGGTCGGCGTCTCGCGCAAGAGCATGATCGGCAAGGTGCTCGACAAGCCGGTTGACCAAAGGCTGCACGGTGCATTGGCGCTGGCGGCGCTCGCTATGGTCAAAGGCGCGAAAATTCTGCGTGTGCATGACGTCCCGGAGACGGTAGATGTTGTGCGTATGATTGCTGCTGTTGAATCAGCAAAATAA